In Spirochaetales bacterium, the following are encoded in one genomic region:
- a CDS encoding helix-turn-helix domain-containing protein translates to MELFGEKLREVRESKNYTLEQVARETRISRRYIEALESEDFAAFPGETYLIGFLRSYAEYLDLDPDHFVNLYRNIKIQEQPIPFDELLNNNRKMPRSVVVLIAGLGIVLLAGGIAALSFFVMTNMEKPEAMKDKIEDPAVLKTDEGEEFVFNDAEVLTRWFREHDRITIPLGENTYRMEILKAEEPLQLKVMDKTTLLYIGKKVSFDLNDDQKFDVTLVFNDLITSDYGNQANIGLYKITVSKPVYIAGEDGTGDGIERPSGEQKGEDEETEAAAIISTPQPAVTPLSRATQVQPTPPAEMIETEDIASNEATLASNEATLASNEASETVETGTETTIRINEETITVIGESEKREPFAVDIDFRGHCLFRYAQDGEMMPERFFSKGEDFEIENVKNEVKLWISNANSVKAKVLGKELIMGRAGQVVTKLIHWVRNESSGLYRLEIVSIY, encoded by the coding sequence ATGGAATTATTTGGAGAAAAACTCCGGGAAGTCAGGGAAAGCAAGAATTATACCCTGGAGCAGGTGGCCCGGGAAACGAGAATATCCCGCCGGTATATCGAGGCCCTTGAAAGCGAGGATTTTGCAGCATTTCCGGGGGAAACCTATTTAATCGGATTCCTGCGGAGTTATGCCGAATATCTCGACCTCGATCCGGATCATTTTGTCAACCTCTACAGAAACATAAAAATACAGGAACAACCAATCCCTTTTGATGAACTGCTCAATAACAACAGAAAGATGCCCCGTTCCGTTGTCGTGCTGATCGCCGGTCTTGGCATCGTCCTGCTGGCCGGCGGTATCGCCGCCCTTTCCTTTTTTGTTATGACGAATATGGAAAAGCCGGAAGCAATGAAGGACAAAATCGAAGACCCCGCCGTTTTGAAAACGGATGAGGGAGAGGAGTTCGTCTTTAACGATGCGGAAGTCCTGACGCGGTGGTTCAGGGAACATGACAGGATCACGATCCCCCTCGGAGAGAATACGTATCGCATGGAAATCCTGAAAGCGGAGGAACCGTTACAACTCAAAGTGATGGACAAAACGACACTTCTTTATATCGGAAAGAAAGTGAGTTTTGATCTCAATGACGATCAAAAATTCGATGTCACCCTTGTCTTTAACGATCTCATCACCTCCGATTACGGAAACCAGGCAAATATCGGTCTCTATAAAATTACCGTTTCAAAACCCGTTTATATAGCCGGGGAGGACGGTACGGGGGATGGAATAGAGCGTCCTTCCGGAGAACAGAAGGGAGAGGACGAAGAAACGGAGGCGGCGGCGATAATATCGACCCCTCAGCCGGCGGTCACGCCTCTTTCCCGGGCGACGCAGGTTCAGCCGACGCCGCCTGCGGAGATGATCGAAACGGAAGATATCGCCTCGAATGAGGCAACTCTCGCCTCGAATGAGGCAACTCTCGCCTCGAATGAGGCATCCGAAACGGTTGAAACGGGAACGGAGACGACGATCCGTATCAATGAAGAGACGATCACCGTGATCGGAGAATCTGAAAAACGCGAACCGTTTGCCGTCGATATTGATTTTCGCGGTCACTGCCTTTTCCGCTACGCGCAGGACGGTGAAATGATGCCCGAACGCTTTTTCAGTAAAGGAGAAGATTTCGAGATTGAAAATGTCAAAAACGAAGTAAAACTCTGGATTTCGAATGCGAATTCGGTAAAAGCAAAAGTATTGGGAAAAGAGCTTATCATGGGACGGGCCGGGCAAGTGGTGACAAAGCTGATACACTGGGTCAGGAATGAGAGTTCGGGATTGTATCGGCTCG